The genomic stretch AAAGGTCCGGGTCGCGGCCATGGCCGTGCGGCTCCTGTATCTTGAGGGTGTGGAAAGTCGCGGCTCCCTAATCCGCAAGGCCGTCCGATGCAAGCCGAAGCACTCCGCCAGGTTCAGGCGACCTGTTCCCAGCGGCCCGCTTCGTTCTGCTTCCAATAGCGGCGTTCGACGCCGTCATGCGCGGCCAGCGCCCGCCAGGCGGCGCGCGCCTCGACGATGCGGTCCTCGTCGAAGAAGTGGAACGCGCGGTCGAACTCCAGTGCTTCGTCGCGCCACAGCCCGTCCGCCAGCGCGACGTTGCGGGCGCCATTGGCCGCCACGGCATCCTCCGCGATGAGTACCGGCTGGTCCGCGTCCTGGTCGCCGCCCGCCTGGGCGTGCGGCAGGAAGCTGTCGGGGGCATAGGTCCATAGCCGCTGGTCGATCGCCGCGCGCGCCTCCGCCGCCGCTGCGACGACGAGCAGCCGCCCGCCATCGGCGAGCACGCGTTCGGCGATCCGCGGCAGGACCCGGTCCAGCGGGTGGAGCGTCAGATGGTAGAAATCGACCTTCATCGGCATGCGTCTAGCGCGTCCCGCCGTTCGGGCCAACGCACGTGGCGTTGCGGCGGAGCAAACGCTGCGATAGGGCGGGAGCCGCCGCGTGCCCGGGAGTAGATAAAAAGGTGGGAATGGTCGTTTCGCGCAAGACGCTGATGGTGTCGGCCGCGCTGGGAATGTGCCTATCGGCGCAGGCCCGGGCGCAGGTGACGGGCGACCTGCGCGAATCGCCCGCGGCACAGGATGCCGCGCCGCAAGCCGAACCGGTCCCCGCCGCCAATCTCCAGGACCGCAATGTCGAGCCGCCGCCGCCCTCGCCCACCGCGCTGCCCGACAATCCCGACGAGATCCAGTTCAACGCCGACGCGATCGAATATGGCTTCGACGCCGATATCGTGACCGCCAGCGGCGACGTGCGGCTGTACCGGCGCAGCGACCGGCTGCGCGCCGATCGCGTGGTGTGGGACCGCAAGACCGGCAAGGTCGTCGCCGAGGGCAATATCGTCATCCTCAACCCGGAGGGCGACGCCGCCTATGGCGACCGGATCGAGCTGACCGACACGCTGAAGGACGGCGTGGTCGAGAACATGCTGCTCGTGCTCGACGCGGGCGGGCGCGTCGCCGCCGAGCGCGGGCATCGCGACAACGGCATCGTGACGGTCGAGAACGCCGCCTATACGCCGTGCGAAGTCACGAGCACCGCCGGCTGCCCCAAGGAGCCGTCGTGGAAGATCACCGCGCACCGCGTGGTCTATAATCCGGACAAGGGCCGTATCCGCTATACCGGCGCGCGCATCTCGATCTTCAATTTCGCGACGATCCCCCTGCCCGCCTTTTCGCATCCGGTGGGCGGCAGGAGCGCCGACGGCTTCCTGACTCCCGATGCGCGGTACAGCCGCACCAACGGCTTCCAGATCGCGCTGCCCTATTTCTTCAGCCTGGCGCCCAATCGCGACCTGACCGTGACGCCGCGCGTGTTCACCGGCGCGCTGCCGATGCTCCAGGCCGACTATCGCGCGCTGACCGGATCGGGGGCGTATCGCGTCAACGCCTATGGCACGTACAGCCGCCGCGCCGACGACCTGAGCGTGCCGATCACCGATGAGACGTCGCGCAACGATTTCCGCGGCTATCTCGACGCCGTCAGCCGTTTCCAGCTCGACGAGAACTGGAGCGCGAGCGCGTCGTTTCGGCTGACCACCGACCGCACCTTCCTGCGCCGCTACGACATTTCGCGCGACGACCGGCTGCGCAACAATGTCCGAGTCGAGCGGATCGACCAGGACAGCTATTTCTCGATCAACGCCTGGGCGGTGCAGACGCTGCGCGTCGGCGACCGGCAGGGGCTCCAGCCGGTGGCGCTGCCCGAGATCGACTATCGCCGCCGCCTCGATGACGGGCTGGTCGGCGGTCGCGTCGAGCTTCAGCTCAACACGCTCGCGATCACGCGCAGCGCAGGGCAGGATTCGCAGCGCGCCTTTGCCAGCGCGCGCTGGGATCTGCGCCGGCTGACGCCATGGGGACAGGAAGTCACGCTGACCGCTTATGGTCGCGGCGACGTGTATAATAGCGACGATACGCTGAGCACCGACGTCGCCAGCTATCGCGGGCTGGAGGGGTTCCAGTTCCGCGGCAGCGCCGCGGTGGCGATGGACGTCAAATGGCCGCTGATCGGCGAATTCCTGGGCGGGACGCAGCGGCTGACGCCGCGGGTACAGTTCGTCGCTTCGCCCAAGACCAATAATTTCGACGTGCCGAACGAGGATGCGCGCGCCGTCGACCTTGAGGATTCGAACCTTTTCTCGCTCAATCGCTTCCCCGGATATGACCGAGTCGAGGATTCGACGCGGGTCACCTGGGGCGTCGATTATGGGCTGAACCTGCCGGGGTTCAGCATCGAGGCGAATATCGGGCAGAGCTATCGCCTGTCATCGCAGGAAACGGCATTCCCCGACGGCACCGGGCTGTCGGGCAAGATCTCCGATTTCGTCGGGCGCACGGTGGTGCGCTTCCACGACTTCATTGCGGTCACGCATCGCTATCGCATCGACAAGGACGGGCTGGCGGTGCGCCGCAACGAGATCGACACAACGATCGGATCGCGCGACACCTATTTCCAGGTCGGTTATCTGCGGCTCAACCGCAATATCACCGACGAACTGGAGGATTTGCAGGACCGCGAGGAAGCGCGCGTCGGGGCGCGGGTCCAGCTTGCCCGATTCTGGTCGGTGTCGGGGTCGATCCTGGTCGACCTGACCGATCGGCAGGAGGATATCCTGTCGCTTTCGGACGGGTTCGAGCCGGTGCGGCACCGGCTGGGCGTCAATTACGAGGACGACTGTCTGCGGCTCGGGGTGACCTGGAAGCGGGACTATGCGACGACCGGCGATGCGCAGCGCGGCAACAGCTTCCTTTTGTCGCTGGCGTTCAAGAACCTGGGCCGCTAGTTTCGCGGACGCAAGCGGACCGCTGCTCAGCCTTGGTTCAGGCACAATTGGCCAGTAAGCGGCTCGGTCTCCGGATGGATGAGGGTACGGGCTCACGTGAACATTGGTGTTGCAAAGGCGGCCCGCTTCGGCCGCAAAGCCGTTCTGGCACTTGGAATCGCGGCAATCGCGTCGATCGGCACTGCGCAGACGGTACAGGATCAGCAGCAGACCCCCAATGGCGGGCTCGACCTTCCGGCGAACCTCCAGATTTTCGGCAAGGCCGATCCGAACATCCGCAAGCCCACCGCGATCGTCAACAACATGGTGCTGACCGGCACCGATGTCGACCAGCGCGTGGCGTTGATCGTCGGGCTCAACAAGCTCAACGTGAAGCCCGAGGAGCGTGACCAGCTGCGGCTGACCGTGCTGCGCCAGCTCATCGACGAGACGCTCCAGATCCAGGAGGCCAAGGCCAACGAGATCACGGTCGATCCCAAGGAGATCGATTCGAGCTTCACCCGCGTCGCGAAGAATTTCAACTTCACCCCCGACCAGTTCCGCGCGGAATTGAAGAAGCTGGGCTCGTCCGAACGCTCGGTGCGGCGCCAGATCGAAGGCGATCTCGCCTGGAACCGCCTGCTCCGCCGCCGCGTGAACATCAATGTCAGCGAGCTCGAAGTGAAGGCGATGCTCGATCGCATGCTCGCGCAGAAGGGCAGCGAAGAGTTCCACGTCTACGAAATCTACATGAACGCCACCCCCGATCGCGAACAGGAAGTCGCGACGGGGATGCAGAAGCTGATCCAGCAGATGCGCGACGGCGCGCCGTTCGACTATCTGGCGCGGACCTATTCCGAAGCGACGACGCGCTCGGTCGGCGGCGATCTGGGCTGGGTGCGGCCCGGGATGCTGCCCGACGCGCTGGCCGCCGCCGCGCAGGAGATGCAGGCGGGCCAGGTCGCGGGGCCGATCAAGCTGCCCACCGGCTTTTCGATCCTGTATCTTGCCGAAAAGCGCAAGGTGCTGATGCCCGACGCGCGCGACGCCAAGCTGAGCCTTCGCCAGCTCACCGTGACCTTCCCCAAGGGGACGACCGAGGCGCAGGCGAGCATCCGTGCCGGCAAGTTCGCCGAGGCGACCAAGGCGATCAGGGGCTGTGGCGACGTCGGCAAGGTTGCAGCCGCCGAGGGCGCCGAAGTCGTCGACCGCGACGGCGTGGTGATCCGCGACCTGCCGCCCGCGCTCCAGCAGCTGATGATGCCGCTACAGGTCGGCCAGTCGACCCAGCCCTTCGGATCGGTCGAGGACGGCGTGCGCGTGCTCGTGATCTGCGGCCGCGACGATCCGAAGGACGTCAACCTGCCGTCGGTCGAGGCGATTCAGTCGCAGATCGAGGACGAGCGCGTCAATCTGCGCGCCCAGCGCATGCTGCGCGACCTGCGCCGCGACGCGCTGGTCGAATATCGCTGAGGCCGTGCGCGAGCGGGGCAGAATTCGACCGCTCGCGATCGCGATGGGCGATTCCGCCGGGATCGGCCCGGAGATAACCGCCAAGGCGTGGAAGGCGCGCGACCTCCATTCGCTCGCCTGTTTCTTCGCGGTCGGCGATCCGCGCGCGGTGCGGCAGGTATGGGACGGGCCGGTGGTGCCGATCCGATCCCCCGACGAAGCCGAAGCGGCGTTCGACGAAGGACTTCCCGTACTCTCGGTCGGCGCCGGCGGTGCGGTGACGCCCGGCACCCCCGATGTCGAGGGTGCCCGCGCGGCGCTCGAATCGCTCGAACTGGCGACCGGGCTGACGCGGTCGGGCGCGGCGAGCGGGCTGGTGACCGGGCCGGTGTCCAAGGCGCAGCTCTATGCGATCGGCTTCACCCATCCCGGCCAGACCGAATTCGTCGCCGAACGCTGCGGCGTATCGGGCGACAATGCCGTGATGATGCTCGCCGGGCCGACGCTGCGCGTGGTGCCGATCACGATCCACGTCCCGCTGGCCGAGGTGCCGGGCCTCCTCTCGCAGGAACTGATCCTCGCCAAGGCGCGCGTCACGGCGCGCGGGCTGCTGCGCAATTTCGGGATCGAGCGACCGCGGCTGGCCTTTGCCGGGCTCAACCCGCATGCCGGCGAAGGCGGCGCGCTGGGCCGCGAGGAGATCGAGATACTGGCGCCCGCCATCGCCCAGCTTCGCGCCGAGGGGATCGACGCGGTGGGGCCGTTCGCCGCCGACACGATGTTCCACGCCCGCGCCCGCGCCGGCTATGACGTGGCGCTGTGCCCCTATCACGATCAGGCGCTGGTGCCGATCAAGACACTCCATTTCGACGACGGCGTGAACACCACTTTGGGCTTGCCGATCGTCCGCACCTCGCCCGACCATGGCACCGCGTTCGGCATTGCCGGGCGTGACGAGGCCAATCCGGGGGCGATGATCGCCGCGATCCGCATGGCCGCGCAACAGGCCGCGCGCCGCGCCGACAACGCTGCCGCAGGAGCCGCGTGACCGAGCTTCCCCCGCTGCGCGATGTGATCCGCCGCTATGGTCTCAGCGCGAGCAAGGCGCTGGGGCAGAATTTCCTGTTCGACCACCAGTTGCTCGCCCGCATTGCCAAGGTGCCGGGATCGCTGGACGGCGCCGAAGTGTTCGAAGTCGGCCCCGGCCCCGGCGGGCTGACCCGCGCGCTGCTGGAGGCGGGCGCCAGCGTCGTCGCCGTCGAGCGCGACCGGCGCTGCATCCCCGCGCTGGAGGAACTGGGCGGCTTTTTCCCCGGCAAGCTGCGCGTGATCGAAGGCGACGCGCTGGAAGTCGACGCGCCGAGCCTGTTCACGGGCAAGCCGCATGTCGTCGCCAATTTGCCCTACAATGTCGGCACCGCGCTGCTCGTCGGATGGCTGTCCGCCGGATGGGCGCCCTGGTGGGCCAGCCTGACGCTGATGTTCCAGAAGGAAGTCGCCGAACGCATCGTCGCCGAGGCCGGAAGCGACGCCTATGGCCGGCTGGCGGTGCTCGCCCAGTGGCGCTCGACTCCGCGGATCGCGATGACCGTCCACCGCTCCGCCTTCACCCCGCCGCCCAAGGTGATGTCGGCAGTGGTCCATATCGCCCCCGCCGACGCGCCCGAGGGCGTGCGCCTGCCGGTGCTGGAGGGGCTGACCGGCGCCGCATTCGGCCAGCGCCGGAAAATGCTGCGCCAGAGCCTGAAGGGCGTGTCCGGCGCGCTGGCGGCGATGGAGACGCTGGGGATGGACACCAGCCGCAGGGCGGAGACGGTGTCGGTGGCGGAGTTTGTCGCGCTGGCGCGGGTGTTGGGTTAGAGGGTGGGGTTGTGGGAGGCGCCTGCTAAACCGCCCCATTTTGGCCGTTCCTTAACACCTTGACGTTCCAAAGCTGGTCGCCCGCACTGTGCCTTCTCCGACGGCATCACCAATTATGGTCTTTTGGTGAGATTTTGGCCGCGTCGAAGGCGGACATTGATCGGCACGATGCGATGTTGCTAATTTTCTCCCTCCGTCAAACCTATAATTCTGCGCAAGACCGCATTTATTTTTCTTGTAGAATATTGTAGCGGTACGGATGACTAGGAGGGCCGCAAGATGCGCGCTGCACTTACTTTTTGGCGCATAGCCACCTTAGGGGTGTCTTTCCTCGTACTTTCAGCCTTAGTCTATATGTTTGTCGGAGATTTTGGTGGCAAGAAAGCAGATGCCCGGCTTGAGGCACTAAAAGCGGTGCTTCAATTCGGTCTGGTCACCTCGGGTGGCGGCCTTTTGCTAGCATACTTAAACAAGCGCCGAGACAACGAGCTAAGACTGGCGGCGGAACGCCAGCGGCAGGTCGAGCAGGATACGGCAAACCGGCTCGCCGACCAGCAGCGTGATAATGCGCGGCGCGCTGATCTTCGGGAACTGATAATCGAATTGGGCGACGCACACCGGCGACTAAAAATTGTGAAGCGGCAGATGCGTGCGCAGCTTTTACGCACAGATTCAACAAGCGAGCGCGACTTGGCCCCTCCATTCAATGTCAGAGTTGACGCATTCGAACGGGCTATGGAGGCCCTGCTAAACGCCCAAATCGCTGCGGAGGAGGTGCGGGACCGGATCAGCGTGCGAGACGATCTTATCAAGCCTGAGCAGATACATCGGGTTCGGCGAGCTCTCAGGTACGGCGCAAGATATTTTCACGATGTATATCAGGATTATGAGCGCTGCTTGGTTATACGACGCGACGACACATACTCAATCGGCCCCTCATGCGGCAACTTGATCAACTTTCTCACCGCGAAAGGAACGCCGACAGATTTGGAAGATACTGTCGCGCTTGAACTCGAGCAGCAGTTCTTTGTTTTGAAGAACGACGATCGGGATTTGGTGCAGCGACACAATGCACTTGCAAGAATCGAGGAACTAAGAGGCAAGGATCCAGAGCGACGACGCTATAGAGTGGTGGCGACTGAATGCTTTGCCCTCGCCGCGGACGAGTTGAGATCTGCGACGAGGCAAGCTCTCGTAGCTAACTCTTAGCGTGCGTTAGCTAGCCATGCTCCTGCCTTTCCAGGAGAGCATTTAGCGCACTCAGTTCGGCTTCTGCGTCGCCGGCGCGCCTGCTGTCGGCGCGGGCTCGGCCTGTGCCGCCGTTACCGGTGGCCCCTTCGCGATGCTCGCGGCCAGCGCCGTCGCTTCCGCGCACCCCGTCTTGCACAGCGTCTGGAGGCGGGTGAGGTTTTCCTTGGCCTTC from Sphingomonas hengshuiensis encodes the following:
- a CDS encoding DNA polymerase III subunit chi; this translates as MKVDFYHLTLHPLDRVLPRIAERVLADGGRLLVVAAAAEARAAIDQRLWTYAPDSFLPHAQAGGDQDADQPVLIAEDAVAANGARNVALADGLWRDEALEFDRAFHFFDEDRIVEARAAWRALAAHDGVERRYWKQNEAGRWEQVA
- a CDS encoding LPS-assembly protein LptD, which codes for MVVSRKTLMVSAALGMCLSAQARAQVTGDLRESPAAQDAAPQAEPVPAANLQDRNVEPPPPSPTALPDNPDEIQFNADAIEYGFDADIVTASGDVRLYRRSDRLRADRVVWDRKTGKVVAEGNIVILNPEGDAAYGDRIELTDTLKDGVVENMLLVLDAGGRVAAERGHRDNGIVTVENAAYTPCEVTSTAGCPKEPSWKITAHRVVYNPDKGRIRYTGARISIFNFATIPLPAFSHPVGGRSADGFLTPDARYSRTNGFQIALPYFFSLAPNRDLTVTPRVFTGALPMLQADYRALTGSGAYRVNAYGTYSRRADDLSVPITDETSRNDFRGYLDAVSRFQLDENWSASASFRLTTDRTFLRRYDISRDDRLRNNVRVERIDQDSYFSINAWAVQTLRVGDRQGLQPVALPEIDYRRRLDDGLVGGRVELQLNTLAITRSAGQDSQRAFASARWDLRRLTPWGQEVTLTAYGRGDVYNSDDTLSTDVASYRGLEGFQFRGSAAVAMDVKWPLIGEFLGGTQRLTPRVQFVASPKTNNFDVPNEDARAVDLEDSNLFSLNRFPGYDRVEDSTRVTWGVDYGLNLPGFSIEANIGQSYRLSSQETAFPDGTGLSGKISDFVGRTVVRFHDFIAVTHRYRIDKDGLAVRRNEIDTTIGSRDTYFQVGYLRLNRNITDELEDLQDREEARVGARVQLARFWSVSGSILVDLTDRQEDILSLSDGFEPVRHRLGVNYEDDCLRLGVTWKRDYATTGDAQRGNSFLLSLAFKNLGR
- a CDS encoding peptidylprolyl isomerase, coding for MRVRAHVNIGVAKAARFGRKAVLALGIAAIASIGTAQTVQDQQQTPNGGLDLPANLQIFGKADPNIRKPTAIVNNMVLTGTDVDQRVALIVGLNKLNVKPEERDQLRLTVLRQLIDETLQIQEAKANEITVDPKEIDSSFTRVAKNFNFTPDQFRAELKKLGSSERSVRRQIEGDLAWNRLLRRRVNINVSELEVKAMLDRMLAQKGSEEFHVYEIYMNATPDREQEVATGMQKLIQQMRDGAPFDYLARTYSEATTRSVGGDLGWVRPGMLPDALAAAAQEMQAGQVAGPIKLPTGFSILYLAEKRKVLMPDARDAKLSLRQLTVTFPKGTTEAQASIRAGKFAEATKAIRGCGDVGKVAAAEGAEVVDRDGVVIRDLPPALQQLMMPLQVGQSTQPFGSVEDGVRVLVICGRDDPKDVNLPSVEAIQSQIEDERVNLRAQRMLRDLRRDALVEYR
- the pdxA gene encoding 4-hydroxythreonine-4-phosphate dehydrogenase PdxA translates to MRERGRIRPLAIAMGDSAGIGPEITAKAWKARDLHSLACFFAVGDPRAVRQVWDGPVVPIRSPDEAEAAFDEGLPVLSVGAGGAVTPGTPDVEGARAALESLELATGLTRSGAASGLVTGPVSKAQLYAIGFTHPGQTEFVAERCGVSGDNAVMMLAGPTLRVVPITIHVPLAEVPGLLSQELILAKARVTARGLLRNFGIERPRLAFAGLNPHAGEGGALGREEIEILAPAIAQLRAEGIDAVGPFAADTMFHARARAGYDVALCPYHDQALVPIKTLHFDDGVNTTLGLPIVRTSPDHGTAFGIAGRDEANPGAMIAAIRMAAQQAARRADNAAAGAA
- the rsmA gene encoding 16S rRNA (adenine(1518)-N(6)/adenine(1519)-N(6))-dimethyltransferase RsmA, giving the protein MTELPPLRDVIRRYGLSASKALGQNFLFDHQLLARIAKVPGSLDGAEVFEVGPGPGGLTRALLEAGASVVAVERDRRCIPALEELGGFFPGKLRVIEGDALEVDAPSLFTGKPHVVANLPYNVGTALLVGWLSAGWAPWWASLTLMFQKEVAERIVAEAGSDAYGRLAVLAQWRSTPRIAMTVHRSAFTPPPKVMSAVVHIAPADAPEGVRLPVLEGLTGAAFGQRRKMLRQSLKGVSGALAAMETLGMDTSRRAETVSVAEFVALARVLG